The following are encoded in a window of Struthio camelus isolate bStrCam1 chromosome Z, bStrCam1.hap1, whole genome shotgun sequence genomic DNA:
- the LOC104140714 gene encoding uncharacterized protein isoform X1: MASSVVRATVRAVSKRKLQATRAALTLTPSAVQKIKQLLKDKPEHVGVKVGVRTRGCNGLSYTLEYTKSKGDSDEEVVQDGPMGQTRSDKPPEDTEQKQQLFFSGWKVSELLSSLANIKNEQRKYRLILEQTHISLFCVVQSAVKSNSWDTAVCENQSLFSDESISSSCSQIDVVKENAESPRTEQRIPGRCVSEDFKQLSKSKSKISVAGGHKKSYICPPLHKLILPYVFLIKNCLPMPISLIQHKCFNGEILCKMQHFRKERKTQPSFETSSISKVHASEDATWAASVQTCLHGSASILHPQEGAVMSETPYVFFHNLRGLQWKLYKSIVKRKEPLQTVWREANYRTFKILKGKPKKTDYILPLIFKDSIIVSVYPAYHVLRREFKWE; this comes from the exons ATGGCCTCGTCGGTGGTGCGGGCCACCGTGCGCGCCGTCAGCAAGAGGAAGCTGCAGGCCACCCGCGCCGCCCTCACCCTG accCCATCAGCTGTTCAGAAGATAAAACAGCTTCTTAAAGATAAACCTGAACAT GTAGGTGTGAAAGTAGGTGTTCGTACAAGAGGATGCAATGGACTTTCTTACACATTAGAATATACAAAATCCAAAGGAGACTCTGATGAAGAAGTAGTTCAAGATG GTCCAATGGGTCAAACGAGGAGTGATAAACCACCAGAAGATACAGAGCAAAAGCAACAATTGTTCTTTTCTGGTTGGAAA GTATCCGAGTTGTTGTCATCCCTCGCGAATATTAAAAATGAGCAGCGAAAGTACCGGTTAATCTTGGAGCAAACACacatctctctcttctgtgttGTACAGTCAGCAGTAAAATCTAACTCCTGGGATACTGCAGTGTGTGAAAACCAAAGCTTGTTCTCTGATGAGTCTATCAGTAGCAGTTGTTCTCAAATAGATGTTGTGAAGGAAAATGCTGAATCACCAAGAACAGAACAGAGAATTCCTGGCAGATGCGTATCTGAGGACTTCAAACAACTGTCTAAATCAAAGTCAAAAATATCTGTTGCTGGAGGGCACAAAAAATCTTATATTTGTCCCCCTCTGCATAAACTTATACTCCCTTATGTATTCTTGATCAAAAATTGCCTTCCTATGCCAATTTCTTTGATCCAACACAAATGTTTCAATGGGGAGATATTATGCAAGATGCAGCAtttcaggaaggagagaaaaacccAGCCGTCATTTGAGACTTCTTCCATTTCTAAAGTACACGCTTCTGAAG ATGCAACGTGGGCAGCATCAGTGCAAACGTGTCTTCATGGATCAGCCAGCATCCTACATCCACAAGAGGGTGCAGTCA TGTCAGAAACACCATATGTGTTTTTCCACAATCTGAGGGGACTGCAGTGGAAATTGTATAAAAGCATAGTGAAGAGGAAGGAACCTTTACAAACTGTTTGGAGAGAAGCAAATTACAGAACTTTCAAGATATTAAAGGGAAAACCCAAGAAGACAGACTACATTCTCCCTTTAATTTTTAAGGATTCGATAATTGTCTCTGTTTATCCTGCATATCATGTTCTACGTCGTGAATTTAAATGGGAATGA
- the LOC104140714 gene encoding iron-sulfur cluster assembly 1 homolog, mitochondrial isoform X2: MASSVVRATVRAVSKRKLQATRAALTLTPSAVQKIKQLLKDKPEHVGVKVGVRTRGCNGLSYTLEYTKSKGDSDEEVVQDGPMGQTRSDKPPEDTEQKQQLFFSGWKMQRGQHQCKRVFMDQPASYIHKRVQSCQKHHMCFSTI, translated from the exons ATGGCCTCGTCGGTGGTGCGGGCCACCGTGCGCGCCGTCAGCAAGAGGAAGCTGCAGGCCACCCGCGCCGCCCTCACCCTG accCCATCAGCTGTTCAGAAGATAAAACAGCTTCTTAAAGATAAACCTGAACAT GTAGGTGTGAAAGTAGGTGTTCGTACAAGAGGATGCAATGGACTTTCTTACACATTAGAATATACAAAATCCAAAGGAGACTCTGATGAAGAAGTAGTTCAAGATG GTCCAATGGGTCAAACGAGGAGTGATAAACCACCAGAAGATACAGAGCAAAAGCAACAATTGTTCTTTTCTGGTTGGAAA ATGCAACGTGGGCAGCATCAGTGCAAACGTGTCTTCATGGATCAGCCAGCATCCTACATCCACAAGAGGGTGCAGTCA TGTCAGAAACACCATATGTGTTTTTCCACAATCTGA
- the LOC104140714 gene encoding iron-sulfur cluster assembly 1 homolog, mitochondrial isoform X3: MASSVVRATVRAVSKRKLQATRAALTLTPSAVQKIKQLLKDKPEHVGVKVGVRTRGCNGLSYTLEYTKSKGDSDEEVVQDGVRVFIEKKAQLTLLGTEMDYVEDKLSSEFVFNNPNIKGTCGCGESFNI; the protein is encoded by the exons ATGGCCTCGTCGGTGGTGCGGGCCACCGTGCGCGCCGTCAGCAAGAGGAAGCTGCAGGCCACCCGCGCCGCCCTCACCCTG accCCATCAGCTGTTCAGAAGATAAAACAGCTTCTTAAAGATAAACCTGAACAT GTAGGTGTGAAAGTAGGTGTTCGTACAAGAGGATGCAATGGACTTTCTTACACATTAGAATATACAAAATCCAAAGGAGACTCTGATGAAGAAGTAGTTCAAGATG gGGTTAGAGTGTTTATTGAGAAGAAAGCACAGCTGACACTTCTAGGAACTGAAATGGACTATGTAGAAGACAAACTGTCCAGTGAATTTGTCTTCAATAATCCAAACATCAAAGGAACGTGTGGCTGTGGAGAAAGCTTTAACATATGA